The proteins below are encoded in one region of Bacteroidales bacterium:
- a CDS encoding beta-N-acetylhexosaminidase: protein MTYKKLNITITVLVAVLMLVQLNSCKVKDPSDLSKESIIPKPVTVTSTGEYLTLKASTKIFVQGESEEVKMVGSYLAERLKPATGFEFAVESAAVAPKSGIYLTLAGTDTKSGDESYEIIITKKLLTLSAKTPAGLFRGVQTIRQILPAKIELASKQEGPWEIATGMITDFPDYTYRGAMLDVSRHFFSTTDVKRVVDLISYYKMNYLHLHLSDDQGWRIEIKSWPNLTAHGGSTQVGGGKGGFYTQEEYSDIVKYAQERYVTIVPEIDMPGHTNAALASYAELNCDGKARELYTGTEVGFSTFCTKKDITYKFIDDVVREISALTPGEYFHIGGDESHATKKEDYIPFVEKVQDIVLAHGKKVLGWDEISLSKLKANSVAQFWANAENATRAVGQGAKVLISPASKAYLDMQYDKNTKLGLHWAAYIEVDNAYNWDPATLVPGISKENILGVEAPLWSETITNIDEIEYMLFPRLPGIAEIGWTATPARDWDEYKVRLANHGARMSALGIDFYKSTLVPWIE, encoded by the coding sequence ATGACTTACAAAAAACTCAACATCACAATAACAGTACTCGTTGCTGTTTTAATGCTTGTACAGCTAAACTCATGCAAAGTTAAAGATCCGTCCGATCTTTCAAAAGAGAGTATAATTCCAAAACCGGTAACAGTAACCTCAACAGGAGAATACCTCACGCTTAAAGCTTCAACAAAGATATTTGTGCAGGGAGAATCGGAGGAAGTAAAAATGGTTGGATCGTACCTTGCCGAAAGACTCAAGCCTGCAACTGGATTTGAATTTGCAGTCGAGTCAGCTGCGGTGGCTCCAAAGTCAGGGATTTATCTGACGCTTGCCGGGACTGATACAAAATCCGGTGACGAAAGTTACGAGATTATAATAACCAAAAAACTATTAACCCTATCTGCTAAAACTCCGGCAGGATTATTCAGAGGTGTCCAGACTATCAGGCAGATTCTTCCTGCAAAAATTGAACTTGCATCGAAACAGGAAGGTCCGTGGGAGATTGCAACAGGAATGATAACCGACTTTCCTGATTATACTTACAGGGGAGCAATGCTTGATGTGTCGCGTCATTTTTTCAGCACAACGGATGTAAAAAGAGTTGTAGATCTGATATCATACTATAAAATGAATTACCTGCACCTGCATCTGTCTGACGATCAGGGCTGGAGAATTGAAATCAAATCATGGCCGAATCTGACTGCACATGGCGGAAGCACCCAGGTTGGTGGTGGTAAGGGCGGATTCTATACACAGGAAGAGTATTCTGATATAGTTAAATATGCTCAGGAGCGTTATGTAACAATTGTACCGGAAATAGATATGCCCGGGCATACCAATGCAGCTCTTGCGTCATATGCAGAACTTAACTGCGATGGGAAAGCCAGGGAATTATATACAGGAACAGAAGTTGGTTTCAGCACATTCTGTACGAAGAAAGACATTACTTACAAATTTATTGATGATGTAGTCAGAGAGATTTCAGCTCTTACCCCGGGAGAATACTTTCATATTGGAGGCGATGAATCTCATGCGACAAAAAAAGAGGATTATATTCCTTTCGTAGAAAAAGTCCAGGATATTGTACTTGCTCATGGCAAAAAGGTTTTGGGCTGGGATGAAATCTCATTATCAAAACTGAAAGCCAATTCCGTTGCTCAGTTCTGGGCTAACGCAGAAAACGCAACCAGGGCTGTAGGTCAGGGAGCAAAAGTCTTAATATCTCCGGCATCGAAAGCATATCTCGACATGCAGTATGATAAAAATACAAAACTCGGATTGCACTGGGCTGCTTATATTGAAGTTGATAATGCATATAACTGGGATCCGGCAACACTTGTTCCGGGCATTTCAAAGGAAAATATTCTTGGAGTTGAGGCACCACTATGGTCGGAGACAATTACCAACATCGACGAAATTGAATATATGTTATTTCCAAGGCTTCCGGGTATTGCGGAAATAGGCTGGACTGCAACACCTGCAAGAGACTGGGATGAGTATAAGGTCAGACTTGCAAATCATGGAGCAAGAATGAGTGCCTTAGGGATCGATTTTTATAAATCAACCCTTGTTCCCTGGATTGAGTAG